DNA from Sphingopyxis sp. DBS4:
ATCGACGCTGCTGTTGACCTGGGGGGTTTTCACGCTTTTTTTCCTCGCCCTGGGCGGCTTCTCGCTCGATGGCTTGATGCACCAGCTCAACAACCTCGCGAGCCGCTACGTCGCTGCTTCTCCAGACCGGATCGCGTCATTCAAGACCATTTTCATTGTCGCGCACCTCGTGGTGGCAACCGGCCTGATCGTCCTGCGGCGGGAAAAAATAGTGCCCGCGATATTGCCCGAAGGAAACCCCGACCATGGCTGAACAGACCGAGCTTGACCTGCCCGATCCCGTGCCGCAGCCGACGCGGCGCGCGAAACGCGCGATTTTCGGGGGCTTCACACGCCTGCCAATGTTGATGGGCCTCATGGTCCTTGCCGCCCTGGTCTGGGGCATGTGGGTCACCAAGCTCTTGGTTACGCCGACGCAGGACCACATCGTATCCGCGCGCCTCTCCACCATTGTCGGCGAATATGTCCAGGCCCAGGCGCGATCGGCATCGCCGCCGGCGCAGGTTGAAGCGGAAATGCGCAAGTTCATGGCATCGCTCGACACCGAGCTGCAGCGGCGGAGCGCGAACGGTCAGATCGTCCTCGTCGGCGAGGCCGTCCTGACCAAGAACGTCCCGGACATCACCGACAAGCTCAGGCACGCCGTCTATGCCTCGGGCGTCGCTCGACCCAAACAGGCGTCGGCCATCGAACTGCAGCAGCTTGAGCAGCAAGCCATGCTCGCGGCACAACCACAGCAGGCAATGCCCGCGCAGCCCGCAGCGCCAACCGAATATCTCGATCCCATGGCGCCGGCACAGATGATGCCGTCCGTGCCGCCGGCAACCGGCCCGCAATATGGGCCGCCGTCCGCGTCCGTCTCAACCTTTGGAGGTCCCGATGGCAGCGGTGCTCAATGACGGGGCGGCTCGGCGCTGGCATCCTAATAGGAGGCTCTGGCTGCTGTTCGGGGTCCTTGTTTCAGGAAGCATGGCCTGGAAGGCGTTGGGGGATTGGCGCGATGACCATCTCTTTCTGATCAACACGACGGATTCCTTGCCGAACTGGGCGTTCCTCATCGATCGGGGGCGGTTGCCGGCAAAGGGTGAGGTCGTCTTTTTCGATCCACCGCCAAGCGCGCTCCTCCAGCGCCATTTCGGTCCTAAGCCAAGGATGTTCGGGAAGAGGGTCTATGGTGCGGCAGGCGACGTCGTCGGTCATGACGGCTTCGATGTCACGATCAATGGCGTGCCGGTTGTCCGGATGAAACCGTTCACGAAGGCGGGCGAGCCGCTGACCCCCGGCGCGACAGGGATCGTCCCCGAGGGTTGCTATTTCGCCGCCACGCCGCATCGCGACGGGTTCGATAGCCGCTACGCTGAAATTGGCTTTGTCTGTGCCTCCCAGATCATCGGAACGGGGGAGCCGGTCTTATGAAAGCAATCCTTACGGCAAGCGCGGCGATCATAGGCATGACCGTGGTGTCGCTCGCGGGGCCAATCCGCAGCGAAGCCAGGGATTACGGCCATGCCGGCCAGACCTTCCCCGTGATCGAGCCCGATCTCCTTTCGGCAATCGAGGGACGGCTGCGCCGCGCCGAAGCGAGCGGCGAGCTGGCGCGGATGAACGGGATATTCGCCAAGCGGGTCGAGCAGCGTGTCCGCAGACCGAAGCCCGTAGAGGGTATCACGCCGGCACGAACCGCGCGGAGCTGGGACTATGATCCGAGCATCGCGGTCGAACGGGACATTCGCGATCAGAAGGGCAATCTGATTGCGGCGGCTGGGCACCGGGTCAATCCGCTTGATTTCGTTGCGATCAAGCAGGACCTGGTCTTCGTAGATGGCGACGATGCCGCGCAGCTCTCCTGGGCAACGTCGCGCTATACCGACCTCAAGGCGAAGATCATCTTCGTGAACGGCTCGCCGATCGAGCAGATGACGGCGAAGAAGCGCCGCTTCTATTTTGATCAGGAAGGTCGGCTCAGCGCGACGTTCGGTATCGAGCACACACCCGCGGTCGTCAGCCAGAACGGCAAGACGATGCGAGTGTCGGAGGTCGTCCTGAAACCAGGGAGGCCTGGCTGATGCCATTATGGCTGGATATGCTGCGGACGCCCATGGCCGCTCCGGAGTCGACCAGGCTCAGGATCATGCGTCTGGCCTGGCTCTCGCTCTGCGTCTCGCTCGCCGTCGCGGTCATCCTCCTGGACCCGTTGCAGGATCAGCTGGGCAGGGCGGCGCCGTGCATGATCGCGCTCCTGCTGGCCGTGACGCTGACGCTTACCGTTGTCTATCTGCGCGCCAAGCAGCGGGCGGACACGGCCTATCTCGAGCATTTGGGAGAAAGAGAATGACGCGCGCCGTCCGATCGATCTTCGGCGCGCTGCTCATGGCGCTCTGTGCGTTGGCTTTTGCACCAAGCGCGCAGGCAGCCGGGCCGACATGCAACGGCAAATTCGTCAATCCGATCACCGATGTCTGCTGGTCCTGCCTCTTTCCGCTCTCCGTCGGTGGGCTGAAGATCTGGCCGAGCGGCCGCCCAGACACGAACAATCCGGCCTCTCCCATCTGCGCCTGCGCAGATCCGTTGCCACGTATCGGCATATCGGTGGGTTTCTGGGAGCCGGCGCGGCTTGCGGATGTTACGATGAAACCCTGGTGCTTCCCCAATCTCGGCGGGGTCCGCATCGCACCCGGTTTCGACATCGGCCAAGGCTATCTGGCAGGGCCCTCCATGGTCGGGGGGCGTTCGCAGAGCACGGCCAAGTGGCACGTTCACTGGTACGTCTATCCCCTGCTCTATTGGATGGAGATACTGACCGACTTCGTTTGCTTCGAGCAGGCGAGCTTCGACATCGCCTATATGACGGAAGTCGATCCGCTCTGGCAGGATGACTCGCTCGCCGCGCTGATCAACCCAGAGGCTATCATCTTCGCCAACCCGCTCGCCAAGGCGGCCTGCGCCGGCGATTGTATCGCCGGGACAGTGAACCTACCGCTTGACCAGCTTTTCTGGTGCGCCGGCTGTCAGGGCGGGATGTATCCCTTGAACGGAAACATCCCCGCCTCGATCGGCCATGTCCAGTCTTCGCGGCTCGCGCTGTCGCGCTTTGCCTACAAGATGCATCGCCAGGCGCTTGCCTGGGGCACGATGGGCTCGGCCGGTCTCTGCAAGAAATATCTGATGCCGGTGATGCGCAAGCAGCAATACCGGTTCCAGATGACCAATCCGATCCCGACCGTGAGCGGGCGCTTCGCCTGCTCTGCGATCGGAGCCTCGACCATGCCGCCCGATGCTGGCCGCGCCTATCCCGCTGGAGGTGAGGACATGGGCTATCTCGTCTGGCGCAAACGCAACTGCTGCGTGCTGTGAAGGAGGGGACGATGCGACTTCTCACCCTGGGCGCCGTTGGTCTTGTCGCTGCCGCCGGCATGACCGCGCTTCTCGCCCAGACCGTCGATGGGATCGATGTGCAGGCGATCAAGCAACGATCGACCGACCTGCAGGCCGATGCCCAGGCCTTCGTGGATCAGATCAAGGATCGCGGGGATGCCTTCCGCGAGGAAGCTGCGGCAGTGCGCGATGGGGGCATGGAGAACATGCAGCGCGTGGCGTCCACCGATCTACCCAAGGGACCGGCTGGTTCGATCGATTTTGACGAGATCGTTCAGGGGGCGGTGACGAACGCTGCCGCCGGAGGTGGGGAGGCGCCGCAGCTGATTGCGTTCGCGAGCCTGTCGATGCCGCCCAAGGCGCTGCGGCGGCTCATTCAGGACACGGCCAGGGCCGGGGGCGTCGTGGTGTTCCGCGGTTTCCCGAACAATTCGATGAAGGAGTTTTCGGAAAGACTCGGCAAGATCGTCGAGCGACAGGACGATTTCGCCAACATTGGTATCGATCCGAGGCTG
Protein-coding regions in this window:
- a CDS encoding type-F conjugative transfer system protein TrbI, yielding MAEQTELDLPDPVPQPTRRAKRAIFGGFTRLPMLMGLMVLAALVWGMWVTKLLVTPTQDHIVSARLSTIVGEYVQAQARSASPPAQVEAEMRKFMASLDTELQRRSANGQIVLVGEAVLTKNVPDITDKLRHAVYASGVARPKQASAIELQQLEQQAMLAAQPQQAMPAQPAAPTEYLDPMAPAQMMPSVPPATGPQYGPPSASVSTFGGPDGSGAQ
- a CDS encoding S26 family signal peptidase; translation: MAAVLNDGAARRWHPNRRLWLLFGVLVSGSMAWKALGDWRDDHLFLINTTDSLPNWAFLIDRGRLPAKGEVVFFDPPPSALLQRHFGPKPRMFGKRVYGAAGDVVGHDGFDVTINGVPVVRMKPFTKAGEPLTPGATGIVPEGCYFAATPHRDGFDSRYAEIGFVCASQIIGTGEPVL
- the traU gene encoding conjugal transfer pilus assembly protein TraU codes for the protein MTRAVRSIFGALLMALCALAFAPSAQAAGPTCNGKFVNPITDVCWSCLFPLSVGGLKIWPSGRPDTNNPASPICACADPLPRIGISVGFWEPARLADVTMKPWCFPNLGGVRIAPGFDIGQGYLAGPSMVGGRSQSTAKWHVHWYVYPLLYWMEILTDFVCFEQASFDIAYMTEVDPLWQDDSLAALINPEAIIFANPLAKAACAGDCIAGTVNLPLDQLFWCAGCQGGMYPLNGNIPASIGHVQSSRLALSRFAYKMHRQALAWGTMGSAGLCKKYLMPVMRKQQYRFQMTNPIPTVSGRFACSAIGASTMPPDAGRAYPAGGEDMGYLVWRKRNCCVL
- the traW gene encoding type-F conjugative transfer system protein TraW yields the protein MKAILTASAAIIGMTVVSLAGPIRSEARDYGHAGQTFPVIEPDLLSAIEGRLRRAEASGELARMNGIFAKRVEQRVRRPKPVEGITPARTARSWDYDPSIAVERDIRDQKGNLIAAAGHRVNPLDFVAIKQDLVFVDGDDAAQLSWATSRYTDLKAKIIFVNGSPIEQMTAKKRRFYFDQEGRLSATFGIEHTPAVVSQNGKTMRVSEVVLKPGRPG
- the trbC gene encoding type-F conjugative transfer system pilin assembly protein TrbC, whose product is MRLLTLGAVGLVAAAGMTALLAQTVDGIDVQAIKQRSTDLQADAQAFVDQIKDRGDAFREEAAAVRDGGMENMQRVASTDLPKGPAGSIDFDEIVQGAVTNAAAGGGEAPQLIAFASLSMPPKALRRLIQDTARAGGVVVFRGFPNNSMKEFSERLGKIVERQDDFANIGIDPRLFRAFDVQAVPTYIAVSSDFDLCAGFSCRTQVPPYDRMIGNVTVEYALTSFADGNGPGARVAAVGLANLRKALP